In Aedes albopictus strain Foshan chromosome 3, AalbF5, whole genome shotgun sequence, the genomic window GACCGGACATATTCAAAACAACTCTAAGCAAAGAAAACGCGTGCGCGTGACAGctttgaaaacgcagccgctcggaCGCACAGCCTGCTGCGATCTCTACCTGCTTGAGTTTGAATCGCAGTCATAAAACAGGGGGATGCCCATTAAGTTGATATCTTATTTTACATATTTTAtgtgtaacgtcccaactggggaaaagcctacttctcagcttaatgttcagctttctctgccaatgacatttatcctacactgaggcaaaaatttcctaagaaattcattACAGCGGCGGTTctatgaaaaatttcaaaagaaggttttttttattaatgtgtattttaacttaaatgctcaAAAGAAGGTTCTCATGAAAACCATaagttattgattgattgatttagcccttggctggttcgtttcTTCAACACCATAAGTTATCTTATGAAACGTTATTCCCGAAAAATCAAACTTCTTATTGAACTCCAACCATCCCAACTTCCGGAGCGTCGATGGGCACGTAAGTAAAGCGCGCGTTCTCCGATCTCGACGTCCCTGGTTCTATTCCAGGTTGCTACATTTTTTATGTTGCGCAAAAACATTTCATAAGATGTCTTATGAGATGATAtcataagaatttcttatggaaatcaaaactttttttGTGTCGAAATTTCGTAAGATAAATTTATGACCTTCTTAAGATCAGTTTTCTCAGTGTTGTATCTATCCAATCTATTAAATCTCATACACCGTACATAAACCATGTAGAAATCATAAGATTTAAGAAGCCGCCATTGATATAATCATCATAATTAAAAATCGAAAGTAGTTTTCTTCATTGAAGGGATTTAAAATGAAGGTATTCGCTTTACTTCATTCTCCATCAGAAATACAGTAAACACGTTttcactgcatttttttttttaattttcaacgaCAAAACTGCTTTCCCATTTTCTATGATGACGATTGTGTCAATGGTGACAACTAGGGTCTCTGACCAAAGCCTACGACGCttcatagagtttttttttatgtttattttatGATAGAAAGTCTACGAGAGGACGGAGTAATTcgagatcaaaatgtgattcttcataaaaaatttcatcaaaatgttTCATTCCAATTGTGTCTATAACATCTAAGCTAATTACTGTGTGTTTTTTGTTTGATTCTCATTCCAGAGAGAGCAAAATGTAAAGACGTAGCGTGTCCTGCCCCTGAACCATGTCCCGACGATAGCGAATTGAAACCTGTCACGAAGCATTATTCCAATCATGTTCACCACCATCTCGATAGTTACGCTAAGGATTTCACCCGAACCAGGCGCGCTCTCGCCTATGGCGGACGGCAAAGAGAAACGataaaaataattccaggagCTTACGATCATCACAATCGTAAACGTAGTATTATTATTACTGATGATGAAATGCTTCTTCAACACTGTTGTACACAATACGAATGCGTATGCAAGCCCAATTATTGCGACCAGGAATGTCCAGCAAATAAAATACCTGCAAATACAACCAATCCCACCGAGAAATTTGGAGTCCCTGGTAATTGTTGCGTTCCCTGCAAGGATAGTTATTGCATGCATAATAGGAAGTACCGCAAGCATGGAGATTGGTGGTCTGACGAAGAATGTACTACCTGTACATGTGAATATGGCAAAGTGAATTGTCTGACAACCTTGTGTAAGGCACCAAATTGTCTAAAATAtaaggaaatacctggagaatgtTGTCCTGTTTGCGATGAGGATGATACGAACTTTTGTGCGGAAGATCGACATTGTAGTATCCACTGTAGATACGGTTATCAACGACAGGGCGATTGTGATCTCTGCCAATGCGCCACGCCACAAACCAACGGATCAATGCATACGCCAGGGGTACATCCTGAAGTCAAACCAGCTATTGAAAATACTACTGATAGCGAAGGTGGCACTGAAGATATTGTTCGAAAAGGCCCACATCAGAATAATTCATATGGTGTTTTTatcaaacaaattttaatttatcTAGTATCTTGTTTAACTGCTCTTATATTGATCATAGGAGCTGTTGTGTGCTACTGTTATCGGAATAACGCAAAGTACGATGCTGTACAAGTATAGCACAACAATTTCAGTAGCATGTAAAGGAA contains:
- the LOC109425782 gene encoding cysteine-rich motor neuron 1 protein isoform X1 → MKLIAFVCLLTVSLAGASTERAKCKDVACPAPEPCPDDSELKPVTKHYSNHVHHHLDSYAKDFTRTRRALAYGGRQRETIKIIPGAYDHHNRKRSIIITDDEMLLQHCCTQYECVCKPNYCDQECPANKIPANTTNPTEKFGVPGNCCVPCKDSYCMHNRKYRKHGDWWSDEECTTCTCEYGKVNCLTTLCKAPNCLKYKEIPGECCPVCDEDDTNFCAEDRHCSIHCRYGYQRQGDCDLCQCATPQTNGSMHTPGVHPEVKPAIENTTDSEGGTEDIVRKGPHQNNSYGVFIKQILIYLVSCLTALILIIGAVVCYCYRNNAKYDAVQV